One Jannaschia sp. GRR-S6-38 genomic window carries:
- a CDS encoding ATP-binding cassette domain-containing protein, which yields MVSALPLELRGAGVRRDGRLLVGPVDLRLEGTGVTAVIGPNGSGKSMLLRLMHGLERPVGRVDWALPEAEARARQALVAQRPIVLRRSVRANLAFPLRLAGLSRAASRARAEAQAAAFDLGEQLAQRATSLSGGEAQRLALARALITDPEVLFADEPCAALDGRATRAIEARLARAAATTHVVLATHDMGQARRIATRVVFMLHGRVAEAGPAAAFFAGPRTPQAAAFLKGDIVE from the coding sequence GTGGTGAGCGCGCTGCCGTTGGAATTGCGGGGCGCGGGGGTGCGCCGGGACGGCCGGCTTCTGGTCGGGCCGGTCGACCTGCGGCTGGAGGGGACGGGCGTGACCGCGGTGATCGGGCCGAACGGGTCGGGCAAGTCGATGCTTCTGCGGCTGATGCACGGGCTGGAGCGGCCGGTGGGCCGCGTCGATTGGGCCCTGCCCGAGGCGGAGGCCCGGGCGCGGCAGGCCCTCGTCGCACAGCGGCCGATCGTCTTGCGGCGCAGCGTGCGGGCGAACCTGGCCTTCCCGCTGCGCCTCGCCGGCTTATCCCGCGCCGCGTCCCGCGCGCGCGCCGAGGCGCAGGCCGCCGCCTTCGACCTGGGCGAACAGCTGGCGCAGCGCGCGACCAGCCTGTCGGGCGGCGAGGCGCAGCGGCTGGCGTTGGCCCGCGCGCTGATCACCGACCCGGAGGTCCTGTTCGCCGACGAGCCCTGCGCCGCGCTCGATGGGCGCGCCACCCGCGCCATCGAGGCCCGGCTGGCGCGGGCGGCCGCCACCACCCATGTGGTGCTGGCCACCCACGACATGGGCCAGGCCCGGCGCATCGCGACGCGCGTGGTCTTCATGCTGCACGGTCGCGTGGCCGAGGCGGGCCCGGCGGCGGCCTTCTTCGCGGGCCCCCGCACCCCGCAGGCCGCGGCCTTCCTGAAGGGGGATATCGTCGAATGA
- a CDS encoding BKACE family enzyme, with protein sequence MPRKVMITCAVTGAIHTPSMSPHLPVTPTEIAQAAVGAAEAGAALVHIHARDPETGAPDQSPEAFAPILGVIRQGCDAVVNITTGGSPAMLVEERVRPAQTFAPEVASLNMGTMNFGLYPMLARYQTFQHDWERPFLEGSVDRPFRNSFKDIEYILRSCAENGTRFEVECYDIGHLYTLAHFADRGVIEPPFFVQSVSGLLGGIGAHPEDVAHMKRTADRLFGDDYLWSVLGAGKNQMAVAAQSVTLGGHVRVGLEDSLWIAPGELATSNAQQVAKARGLIESLGHEVATPAEAREMLRLKGGDRVGF encoded by the coding sequence ATGCCCCGCAAGGTCATGATCACCTGCGCCGTCACCGGCGCCATCCACACGCCCAGCATGTCGCCGCACCTGCCCGTCACGCCGACCGAGATCGCCCAAGCCGCCGTCGGCGCGGCGGAGGCGGGCGCGGCCCTCGTCCACATCCACGCCCGCGACCCCGAGACCGGCGCGCCCGACCAGTCGCCCGAGGCCTTCGCGCCCATCCTGGGCGTGATCCGGCAGGGCTGCGACGCGGTCGTCAACATCACCACCGGCGGCTCGCCCGCCATGCTGGTCGAGGAGCGGGTGCGCCCGGCGCAAACCTTCGCGCCCGAAGTCGCGTCGCTCAACATGGGCACGATGAATTTCGGCCTCTACCCGATGCTGGCGCGCTACCAGACGTTCCAGCACGACTGGGAACGCCCCTTCCTCGAAGGCTCCGTCGACCGGCCCTTCCGGAACAGCTTCAAGGATATCGAGTACATCCTGCGCAGCTGTGCCGAGAACGGCACCCGCTTCGAGGTTGAGTGCTACGATATCGGCCATCTCTACACGCTGGCGCATTTCGCCGACCGCGGCGTGATCGAGCCGCCCTTCTTCGTGCAATCGGTCTCCGGCCTGCTGGGCGGCATCGGCGCGCATCCTGAAGATGTGGCCCATATGAAACGCACCGCCGACCGGCTCTTCGGCGACGACTACCTCTGGTCGGTGCTGGGCGCGGGCAAGAACCAGATGGCCGTGGCCGCGCAGTCGGTCACGCTGGGCGGGCATGTCCGCGTCGGGCTGGAGGACAGCCTCTGGATCGCGCCGGGCGAGCTGGCGACCAGCAACGCGCAGCAGGTGGCGAAGGCGCGCGGCCTGATCGAAAGCCTCGGCCACGAAGTCGCCACCCCGGCCGAGGCGCGGGAGATGCTGCGGCTGAAAGGTGGCGACCGCGTCGGCTTCTGA
- a CDS encoding substrate-binding domain-containing protein: MIRLLAALLLLALPARAEVLRMAVTTSFVNSGLSEVLVPEAEAATHLDIQLLVVGSGQALRLGAAGDVDAVLAHSRAAEDAFVAAGHAPYRREIMYNDFVLVGPADDPARVAGAGGAAAALARIADAGAPFVSRGDDSGTHLAELRLWEAAGIAPEGRWYRPIGAGMGAALNAARGMGAYVLSDRASWLNFGNRDGLALLFAGDPMLFNQYAFLPVDARAHPSVNAAGAERLEAWLTSDAARDLIDGYRIAGERLFTWNAR; this comes from the coding sequence ATGATCCGCCTGCTCGCCGCCCTTCTCCTGCTCGCCCTTCCCGCACGGGCCGAGGTGCTGCGCATGGCCGTAACCACCAGTTTCGTGAATTCCGGCCTGTCCGAGGTGCTGGTCCCCGAGGCCGAAGCCGCGACCCATCTGGACATCCAGCTTCTCGTGGTCGGCAGCGGACAAGCCCTCCGCCTCGGGGCGGCGGGCGATGTCGATGCGGTGCTGGCGCATTCCCGCGCCGCCGAAGACGCCTTCGTCGCGGCGGGCCATGCCCCTTACCGGCGCGAGATCATGTATAACGACTTCGTCCTCGTCGGCCCGGCGGACGATCCCGCCCGCGTCGCGGGGGCCGGCGGGGCGGCGGCCGCGCTGGCCCGGATCGCCGATGCCGGGGCCCCCTTCGTCAGCCGCGGCGACGACAGCGGGACGCATCTGGCGGAGCTGCGGCTCTGGGAGGCCGCGGGGATCGCGCCCGAGGGGCGCTGGTACCGGCCCATCGGGGCCGGGATGGGTGCGGCGCTGAATGCCGCGCGGGGCATGGGGGCCTATGTGCTGAGCGACCGGGCGAGCTGGCTCAATTTCGGCAATCGCGACGGGCTGGCCCTGCTCTTCGCGGGCGATCCGATGCTCTTCAACCAATACGCCTTCCTGCCGGTCGACGCCCGGGCGCACCCCTCCGTCAACGCCGCCGGCGCGGAGCGGCTGGAGGCCTGGCTGACCTCGGACGCCGCGCGCGACCTGATCGACGGCTACCGGATCGCGGGCGAGCGGCTCTTCACCTGGAACGCGCGCTGA
- a CDS encoding succinate dehydrogenase gives MLDLRLYMAQRITAMLMAPFVLVHLGVMIYAIQGGLSAAEILGRTQGSVLWFLFYGGFVIAVAIHASIGLRVIAHELLGLGQRALDAVMWGAGALLLTLGGWSVLAVTLGPGQ, from the coding sequence ATGCTGGACCTGCGGCTCTACATGGCGCAGCGGATCACGGCGATGCTGATGGCGCCCTTCGTGCTCGTGCATCTGGGCGTGATGATCTACGCGATCCAGGGCGGGCTGAGCGCGGCCGAGATCCTGGGCCGGACGCAGGGCTCGGTCCTGTGGTTTCTGTTCTACGGCGGCTTCGTGATCGCCGTCGCGATCCACGCATCCATCGGGCTGCGGGTCATCGCGCACGAGCTTCTGGGGCTGGGCCAGCGCGCGCTCGATGCGGTGATGTGGGGCGCGGGGGCGCTGCTGCTGACGCTCGGGGGGTGGTCGGTCCTGGCCGTCACGCTGGGGCCGGGGCAATGA
- a CDS encoding L-aspartate oxidase, whose amino-acid sequence MSKPEIERHDTDILILGSGGAGMFAALHAQQTAPAGTRITMAVKGLIGKCGCTRMVQGGYNVALGPGDSVARHFMDTIEGGKWLPDQDMAWRLCEEAVTRVRELENEVGCFFDRNGDGTLHHKAFAGQTADRTVHKGDLTGIEIINRLMEQVLSRPIEKLQEHRAIGLVPTKDGSALAGVLFIDMRTGKFRFVRAKTVMMGTGGGPTMYKYHTPSGDKTMDGLAMALRAGLPLRDMEMVQFHPTGLLAGDHTKMTGTVLEEGLRGAGGQLVTHSGQRFMFDYDAKGERATRDVVSRGIYAEMRKANDPEQVGVFLSMAHLGPENVAKKFAGMVKRCADCGFDLAGGLVEVVPTAHYFMGGVVVDPDTRTAMEGLYVAGEDAGGAHGSNRLGGNGVANSTVFGGVAGDVMGRDVTAMGLREPDEAVLEAEIARAIHPLSRTVGRVQSLRHALQEAMWEEVGVMRTAAGLRRGIDRVADIRRELMATGVDGGNLAFNLTWHDWLNMASLTEVSDVIARAGLARENSRGAHYREDFPEPGAMEESYFTVARKHGDAVAVDREPVRFTIVRPGETVLPEGEPETLVAAAE is encoded by the coding sequence ATGTCGAAGCCCGAAATCGAACGCCACGACACCGATATCCTGATCCTCGGATCGGGCGGCGCGGGCATGTTCGCCGCGCTCCACGCCCAGCAGACCGCGCCCGCGGGCACGCGCATCACCATGGCGGTGAAGGGGCTGATCGGAAAATGCGGCTGCACCCGGATGGTGCAGGGCGGCTACAACGTCGCGCTCGGGCCGGGCGACAGCGTCGCGCGGCATTTCATGGACACGATCGAGGGCGGCAAATGGCTGCCCGACCAGGACATGGCCTGGCGGCTCTGCGAGGAGGCCGTGACCCGCGTGCGCGAGTTGGAGAACGAGGTCGGCTGCTTTTTCGACCGCAACGGCGACGGCACGCTGCACCACAAGGCCTTCGCCGGGCAGACCGCCGACCGCACCGTCCACAAGGGCGACCTGACCGGCATCGAGATCATCAACCGGCTGATGGAGCAGGTGCTGTCGCGCCCGATCGAGAAGCTGCAGGAACACCGCGCCATCGGGCTGGTCCCGACCAAGGACGGCTCGGCGCTGGCGGGGGTGCTGTTCATCGACATGCGCACGGGCAAATTCCGCTTCGTGCGCGCCAAGACGGTGATGATGGGCACGGGCGGCGGCCCGACCATGTACAAGTACCACACGCCCTCGGGCGACAAGACGATGGACGGGCTCGCCATGGCCCTGCGCGCGGGGCTTCCCCTGCGCGACATGGAGATGGTGCAGTTCCATCCCACCGGGCTTCTGGCGGGCGACCACACCAAGATGACCGGCACCGTGCTGGAGGAGGGGCTGCGCGGCGCGGGCGGCCAGCTCGTGACCCATTCCGGCCAGCGCTTCATGTTCGACTACGACGCCAAGGGCGAGCGCGCCACGCGCGACGTGGTCAGCCGCGGCATCTATGCCGAGATGCGCAAGGCCAACGACCCCGAACAGGTCGGGGTCTTCCTCTCGATGGCGCATTTGGGTCCCGAAAACGTGGCGAAGAAATTCGCCGGCATGGTCAAGCGTTGCGCCGATTGCGGCTTCGACCTGGCGGGCGGCCTGGTCGAGGTGGTGCCGACCGCGCATTATTTCATGGGCGGAGTCGTGGTCGATCCGGACACGCGGACGGCGATGGAGGGGCTCTACGTCGCGGGCGAGGATGCGGGCGGCGCGCATGGCTCGAACCGGCTGGGCGGCAACGGGGTCGCGAATTCCACCGTCTTCGGCGGTGTGGCGGGCGACGTGATGGGTCGCGACGTGACCGCGATGGGTCTGCGCGAACCCGACGAGGCCGTGCTCGAGGCCGAGATCGCCCGCGCAATCCACCCGCTCAGCCGCACCGTGGGCCGGGTCCAATCCCTGCGCCACGCCCTGCAGGAGGCGATGTGGGAGGAGGTCGGCGTCATGCGGACCGCCGCCGGGCTGAGGCGCGGCATCGACCGCGTCGCCGACATCCGCCGCGAGCTGATGGCGACCGGCGTGGATGGTGGCAACCTCGCCTTCAACCTGACCTGGCACGACTGGCTCAACATGGCGTCGCTCACCGAGGTCTCGGACGTGATCGCCCGCGCGGGGCTCGCGCGCGAGAATTCGCGCGGCGCGCATTACCGCGAGGATTTCCCCGAACCCGGCGCGATGGAGGAGAGCTACTTCACCGTCGCCCGCAAGCATGGCGACGCCGTCGCCGTCGACCGCGAACCGGTGCGCTTCACCATCGTGCGCCCCGGCGAGACGGTCCTGCCCGAAGGCGAACCCGAGACGCTGGTCGCCGCCGCCGAGTGA
- the sdhC gene encoding succinate dehydrogenase, cytochrome b556 subunit, whose product MTAARYRNHPLWWAFALHRASGLALALFLPFHFVVLAQALTAPEALDGFLALTANPMVKLAEFGLVLGLALHMFGGLRLLALEWLPWSGRQKTLAAGAAALSFLTGTAFLLQAI is encoded by the coding sequence ATGACCGCCGCGCGCTACCGCAACCATCCGCTCTGGTGGGCCTTCGCGCTGCACCGCGCGTCCGGGCTGGCGCTCGCGCTGTTCCTGCCGTTCCACTTCGTCGTCCTGGCGCAGGCCCTGACCGCGCCGGAGGCGCTGGACGGGTTCCTCGCGCTGACCGCGAACCCGATGGTCAAGCTGGCCGAATTCGGCCTCGTCCTCGGCCTCGCCCTCCACATGTTCGGCGGGCTGCGGCTGCTGGCGCTGGAATGGCTGCCCTGGTCGGGGCGCCAGAAGACGCTGGCGGCGGGGGCGGCGGCGCTGTCGTTCCTGACCGGCACGGCCTTTCTCCTGCAGGCGATCTGA
- a CDS encoding succinate dehydrogenase/fumarate reductase iron-sulfur subunit, with product MLDARPERTDDFEDQATLAVEVWRGDASGGAFERHTVPAYESQTVLDVVAWIQQNTDPTLTYRFACRVGMCGSCAMMVNGVPRWTCRTHVKKVSGDGPVTIAPLRNLPVIKDLAADMDPFFDKWVEAEAVHHPSRTRAEPIEEIAPDSAGRVEANTGIECINCSICYAACDTVAGNPDYLGPAALQRAWTLFNDAKDAGRLAILDAVSGTGGCHNCHSQGSCAVHCPNDLNPMRAIAGLKRETMRHAWRRR from the coding sequence GTGCTCGACGCGCGACCGGAGCGGACCGACGATTTCGAGGACCAGGCCACGCTGGCGGTCGAGGTCTGGCGCGGCGACGCGTCGGGCGGCGCGTTCGAGCGCCACACGGTGCCCGCCTATGAGAGCCAGACCGTGCTCGACGTGGTCGCCTGGATCCAGCAGAACACCGATCCCACGCTGACCTATCGCTTCGCCTGCCGGGTGGGGATGTGCGGCTCCTGCGCGATGATGGTGAACGGGGTGCCGCGCTGGACCTGCCGGACGCATGTCAAGAAGGTCTCGGGCGACGGACCCGTCACCATCGCGCCGCTGCGCAACCTGCCCGTGATCAAGGACCTCGCCGCGGACATGGATCCGTTCTTCGACAAATGGGTCGAGGCGGAGGCCGTGCACCACCCGTCGCGCACCCGCGCCGAGCCCATCGAGGAGATCGCGCCCGACAGCGCCGGCCGGGTCGAGGCCAATACCGGCATCGAGTGCATCAACTGCTCGATCTGCTACGCCGCCTGCGACACGGTCGCGGGCAACCCCGACTATCTGGGGCCGGCGGCGTTGCAGCGGGCCTGGACGCTTTTCAACGACGCCAAGGATGCGGGCCGGCTGGCGATCCTGGATGCGGTCTCGGGCACCGGCGGCTGTCACAACTGCCACAGCCAGGGCAGCTGCGCGGTGCATTGCCCCAACGACCTGAACCCGATGCGCGCCATCGCGGGGCTGAAGCGCGAGACCATGCGCCACGCCTGGAGGCGGCGCTGA
- a CDS encoding amidohydrolase, whose translation MAIRNRFAELHPEITAFRHDLHRNPELLYDVGRTARKVAGALRAMGCDAVHEGIGRTGVVALIHGRALGRTIGLRADMDALPIHEATGADHASTVPGKMHACGHDGHTAMLLGAARYLAETRNFAGTVAVVFQPAEEGGAGAEAMMRDGLIERFGIAEIYGMHNSPLLPAGAFAIRPGPFYAAVDSFRIAVRGRGGHAARPNNTVDTTLAASAIVVAVQSVVSRNTDPQQPLVISITAFRTETDAFNVIPDAATLRGTIRSFDEAAREKAVADLRRVIDLTAAAYGATAEFSFEEEPYPVMANHAAETDHAAEAARAVAGACDTDAPRTTGGEDFAYMLKACPGAYIQIGNGPSAGLHHPEYDFNDAIIPAGCSYWVELAERRLLLS comes from the coding sequence ATGGCCATCCGCAACCGCTTCGCCGAACTCCACCCCGAGATCACGGCCTTTCGGCACGACCTGCATCGCAACCCCGAGCTGCTCTACGATGTCGGGCGCACGGCCCGGAAGGTCGCGGGCGCGCTGCGCGCGATGGGCTGCGACGCGGTGCATGAGGGCATCGGCCGCACCGGCGTCGTTGCGCTGATCCACGGGCGCGCGCTCGGCCGCACCATCGGGCTGCGCGCCGACATGGACGCGCTGCCGATCCACGAGGCGACCGGCGCCGACCACGCGAGCACGGTGCCCGGCAAGATGCATGCCTGCGGCCATGACGGCCACACCGCGATGCTGCTGGGCGCCGCGCGCTACCTGGCCGAGACGCGCAATTTCGCGGGCACCGTCGCGGTCGTCTTCCAGCCCGCCGAGGAGGGCGGCGCCGGGGCCGAGGCGATGATGCGCGACGGCCTGATCGAGCGCTTCGGCATCGCCGAGATCTACGGCATGCACAACTCGCCGCTGCTGCCCGCGGGCGCCTTCGCGATCCGCCCGGGCCCGTTCTACGCCGCCGTCGACAGCTTCCGGATCGCGGTGCGTGGGCGCGGCGGCCATGCCGCGCGGCCCAACAACACGGTCGACACCACGCTCGCGGCCTCGGCCATCGTGGTGGCGGTGCAATCGGTGGTCAGCCGCAACACCGACCCGCAGCAGCCGCTGGTCATTTCGATCACCGCCTTCCGCACCGAGACGGACGCCTTCAACGTGATCCCCGACGCCGCGACGCTGCGCGGCACGATCCGCAGCTTCGACGAGGCCGCCCGCGAAAAGGCCGTGGCGGACCTGCGCCGGGTGATCGACCTGACCGCCGCCGCCTACGGCGCGACCGCCGAATTCAGTTTCGAGGAGGAACCCTATCCCGTCATGGCCAATCACGCGGCCGAGACGGATCACGCCGCCGAAGCCGCGCGCGCCGTCGCCGGCGCCTGCGACACCGACGCGCCACGGACGACGGGGGGCGAGGATTTCGCCTATATGCTCAAGGCCTGCCCCGGCGCCTATATCCAGATCGGCAACGGACCCTCGGCCGGGCTGCATCACCCCGAATACGATTTCAACGACGCGATCATCCCCGCAGGCTGTTCCTACTGGGTCGAGCTGGCCGAACGGCGCCTGCTCCTTTCGTAA
- a CDS encoding ABC transporter permease, producing MDEFGAGLLRAGQLVLSLDGELIEITARSLFVTLTALAIGCAIAMPLGAWLAIRRFRFRRAVIAVMNALIGLPPVVVGLAVYLMLSRGGPLGVLGLLYTPWAMILAQVVVITPLVASIAHQAMRDLWAEYHDLLISLNATRAQRVAVLLWDGRRALLTAALAGFGRAIGEVGAVMIVGGNIDGATRVLTTAIALETGRGDFAVALGLGVVLIALSLGVSGASHWALRTERRGRW from the coding sequence ATGGATGAGTTCGGCGCCGGCCTCCTGCGGGCCGGTCAGCTCGTCCTGTCGCTCGATGGCGAGCTGATCGAGATCACCGCAAGGTCGCTCTTCGTGACGCTGACGGCGCTTGCCATCGGCTGCGCCATCGCGATGCCGCTCGGCGCCTGGCTGGCCATCCGCCGCTTCCGCTTCCGCCGCGCGGTGATCGCGGTGATGAACGCGCTGATCGGGCTGCCGCCCGTCGTGGTGGGGCTGGCCGTCTACCTGATGCTGTCGCGCGGCGGGCCGCTCGGGGTTCTGGGCCTGCTCTACACGCCCTGGGCGATGATCCTGGCGCAGGTCGTGGTGATCACGCCGCTGGTCGCCTCGATCGCGCATCAGGCGATGCGCGACCTCTGGGCCGAGTATCACGACCTGCTGATCTCGCTGAACGCGACGCGGGCGCAGCGCGTGGCGGTACTGCTCTGGGACGGGCGGCGCGCGCTGCTGACGGCGGCGCTGGCGGGGTTCGGGCGGGCCATCGGCGAGGTGGGCGCGGTGATGATCGTCGGCGGCAATATTGACGGCGCGACCCGGGTGCTGACCACGGCCATCGCGCTCGAGACCGGGCGCGGCGACTTCGCCGTGGCGCTGGGGCTGGGCGTGGTGCTGATCGCCCTGTCCCTCGGCGTATCGGGTGCCAGCCACTGGGCGCTCCGGACCGAGCGGCGGGGGCGGTGGTGA
- a CDS encoding SDR family oxidoreductase — MATVEGAAMDMQLKGARVIVTAGAGGIGREIAMAFREEGARVAVCDLDPTALEELSSEAPEIFAEICDVAETAAAAGFVARAVAHLGGLDALVNNAGIAGPTAPVEEIDPHDWARTLEVCLTGQFNITRAAVPALRASRNGSITNMSSAAGRLGFARRAPYAAAKWGVVGFTKSLALELGPDGIRANAILPGLVAGDRQRRVMEARAQARGMGLAEIEAEAFAHVSIKDYVTARQIADQVLFLASPRGRTISGQAIAVDGDLGMLG, encoded by the coding sequence ATGGCCACGGTGGAGGGGGCGGCGATGGACATGCAACTGAAAGGCGCGCGGGTGATCGTGACCGCCGGCGCGGGCGGCATCGGGCGCGAGATCGCGATGGCCTTCCGCGAGGAGGGGGCGCGGGTCGCGGTCTGCGATCTGGATCCGACGGCGCTGGAGGAGCTGTCATCCGAGGCGCCCGAGATCTTCGCCGAGATCTGCGACGTGGCCGAGACGGCGGCCGCCGCGGGCTTCGTCGCCCGGGCGGTGGCGCATCTGGGCGGGCTGGACGCGCTGGTGAACAACGCGGGCATTGCCGGGCCCACCGCCCCGGTCGAGGAGATCGATCCCCATGACTGGGCGCGCACGCTGGAGGTCTGCCTGACGGGGCAGTTCAACATCACCCGCGCGGCGGTGCCGGCCCTGCGCGCGAGCCGGAACGGCTCGATCACCAACATGTCGTCGGCTGCCGGACGGCTGGGCTTCGCGCGGCGCGCGCCCTACGCGGCGGCGAAATGGGGCGTGGTGGGGTTCACCAAGTCGCTGGCGCTCGAGCTCGGGCCCGACGGCATCCGCGCCAACGCGATCCTGCCGGGGCTGGTGGCCGGGGACCGGCAGCGGCGGGTGATGGAGGCGCGGGCGCAGGCCCGGGGCATGGGCCTGGCGGAGATCGAGGCCGAGGCCTTCGCCCATGTCTCGATCAAGGACTACGTGACCGCCCGCCAGATCGCCGATCAGGTCCTGTTCCTCGCCAGCCCGCGCGGGCGCACGATCTCGGGACAGGCCATCGCCGTCGACGGCGACCTGGGCATGCTGGGGTGA